In Acidobacteriota bacterium, the DNA window TGCGCCGCTGGCTGAGGTTGGACCCGAACGCCTGACGCTCAATCGGCTCGGCGCTTACTCTCAACCGACGGTTCACGTAACCATCGGGCGCATCGAGGTACGAGCGGTGCAGTCAACGCAATCACCCGCGAAGCCGCGAGCAACAACGCCGGTCATGAACCTGGACGACTATCTGCGGCGGCGCAATCAAGGAAGTGCGCGATGAGCAACCGCCTGGCAATCGCCGCCGTCACCGCCACGTTGCGCAGCTTACTGGCCACTGGCGTAGGCATTTCCGAAGTCACCGCGCGTCCGCTGGATCTCGCGCGTGGCAACAATGGCAATGGTGATCAGCTCAACCTGTTTCTGTACCAGGCACTCCCCGATGCTGCGTGGCGAAACCGCGATATGCCGCGCCAGACCAAACCCAATGAAACCGGTCTGCCGCCGCTGCCGCTGACGCTCTACTACTTGCTGACCGCCTACAGCGGCGACGACAACGACACCAGCGCGCACAAGCTGCTGGGTAACGCGATGGGAGTACTTCACGATCATCCGCTGTTGAGCGCGGCCGAAATCAAAAACGCGACATCCGCCGGCTCGGGGCTGGAAGACAGCGATCTGCACGAGCAGTTGGAGCGCGTGCGAATAACCCTCCAGCCTCTGACCTTCGAGGAAATCTCGAAGCTGTGGACGACGTTTCAGACGCACTATCGCACGTCGGCTGCCTATCAAGTTTCGCTGGTGCTGATCGAGAGCAAACGTCCGTCGAAGACGCCGCTTCCGGTCTTGAAGCGCGGCGAGGACGATCGTGGCGTAACCTCGCAGCCCGATATGATTCCCCCGTTCCCGGTGCTGACTTCGCTCAAACTGCCGCCGCGCCGGTTGAGCGCGCAACCCGGGGACACCATCAGTGTAATCGGTAGCCGGCTGGCAGGCGGGACTGTCCGGCTGCGGTCATTGCGTCTGGCGAGCCCTCCGCCATCAGTGACCTTGGGTGTGAGTGACGCGCAACTCGACGTGACGCTTCACAACGACCTCGCGCCCGGGTTCTACACGATCGCCGTTGAACTTCCGTCGCCACACGGAACGATTACCAGCAACGAGCTGGCGCTCGCGGTCGCGCCGGTCATTGACCCGCCGCTTCCGCTCACCCGTCCGCGCGAGCCTGACGGCACTGCGATGATAGATCTCTCATGCAGCGTTGCGGTCCTGGCCGAGCAACGTGTTGCGTTGCTGGTTGGGGACTTCGAGGTGCGCCGTGAGCCCCCTCCCGTGGCTCCGACAAAACTTTTCAAGTTCATCATCCTTAAGTCACCCGACGGAGACCTCCCAGTGCCGATAGGCGTGCCGCTGCTGGCCCGACTGCGTGTTGATGGAGTGGACAGCGAGATACTGGCGCCTCTCCAACCAGGCGAGCCCGAGAGCACACCGCCCGAGTTCGACGCCAGCAAGAGGATAACGATTACCTAAGGAAGTTATGAGCACCGATTCGAACAACTGGCAGGAGAACAACCAGCGCTATCTCACAGCCGCGCTCAACTGGCTGCGACTGAAGCTGAACAGATTGTCGCCGCATTTCCCGGGTCCCTCTACGGGAGTCAGCGCGGAGTTACCTCCGCAGCGGAACGTTTCAGGCGGCAAATGGCGCTTCCGGGGCAAGCCTGAGCCCAACGCCAGCCAGCCGCGAGCCTTGCTTCCGCCCGCGCCGGATTACTCGGTGGTCACCGAAGAGATGCTGGCGCAGGCTGCCGACGAACTGGCAGCAGCCGAAGCCGCGATGCCGCCGCCGGCTATGGTTATGCTCAGCCGTAGTTTCGGTTTCTCTCGTTTCGAAAAGGAGATACTGCTGCTGTGCGCGGCGATGGAGCTGGACACTGGCGTTGCCTCACTATGCGCGGAAGCGCAAGGCAACGCGCTGCGGCCTTACCCCACGTTCGCGTTGGCGATGACGTTGTTTGATGAACCCGAATGGAGCGCGCTGTCGCCGGAGGGGCCGCTGCGTCACTGGCGGTTGCTCGAGATAAATCAACCGGGGGCGCAGCCTCTCACCACCAGCGCCCTTCGCGCCGACGAGCGAATCGTAAATTTTCTAAAAGGCCTGAACTATCTTGACGACCGGCTGTCGCCGCTGCTGCTGCCGATGACAACGGTGTTGACGATGGCGGCTTCTGGGGATGACGCCGCCGACGGGTTGCCGCCGTCGCATCGGCGCGCGGTCGAAACGATTATGCAGCGCCTGCGGCAGACCATCGCGCCGCAGCAGTTACCGGTGATCCAGCTTGTGGGTCCCGACTCCGCGAGCAAACAAATGATCGCCCAGCGGGTTGTCGAGGAGCTTGGCCTTCGGCTCTATCGTCTGCCGGCTGAGCTAATCCCGGCTCAGGCCGTGGATCTCGAAACGCTGGCCAGACTGGCTGAACGCGAGACCGCGCTCTGGCCGCTGGCGATCTACCTGGATGCGCGCGAGGCTGGCCGCGAGGCGGCCGCGGAGTCGCAATCGCCACCGATCAGCCGTTTCCTGACGCGTGGCAACGGTGTCATCTTCCTGGACGTGAGAGAGGCGCGGCGCGAGTTGAGCCGCCCGGTGATCACCGTCGACGTAGCCAAGCCTTCATCCGCCGAGCAGAGGTCTTCGTGGATCGCCGCGCTCGGGCCCGAGTCGGATCAGACGGCCGCGACGCTGGCGGGGCAGTTCAATCTCAACCTTACGACGATTCAGCAAATCTCCCAGGCCGCGCTGCAGCAACCTGACGAGGAGGCAAAAGCCCGATCTGATCGGTTGTGGAATGCGTGTCTTGCAGCGACGCGCCCCGGGCTCGATGGGTTGGCCGAACGCATCGAGCCGAAATCGACATGGCGAGACATCGTGCTCCCCGAATCGGATATGAAGCTGCTTGCGCAGATCGCATCCCAGGTCAGGCATCGCGGCGCGGTCTACGAGACTGGGGGCTTTGCAGCGAGCCGGTCGCGCGGGCTGAGCATCAACGCGTTGTTCGCCGGAGAGAGCGGCACCGGTAAAACGATGGCGGCTGAAGTCCTGGCCAACGAGTTGCGCCTGAGCCTTTACCGCATCGACCTGTCGGCGGTGGTCAACAAGTACATCGGCGAGACGGAGAAGAATCTGCGGCGGCTTTTTGACGCGGCCGAGGACGGCGGAGTGATTTTATTCTTCGACGAAGCCGACGCGCTGTTCGGCAAACGCAGCGAAGTCAAAGACAGTCATGACCGCTACGCCAACATCGAGATCAACTACTTGCTGCAACGCCTCGAGTCGTTCAGCGGGCTTGCGATCATGGCAACGAATATGAAAGCCGCGTTGGACACGGCGTTTCTGAGGCGCATTCGGTTTATCCTGGAGTTTCGGGCGCACGACGCAGCAGAGCGCGCGGCAATCTGGCGAAGGATTTTTCCGCGAGAAACCGAAACGCGCGGTCTGGACTTCGAGCGGCTGGCCAAGCTCACCCTCAACGGCGGCAGCATCAATAACGTTGCGATCAACGCTGCGTTCCTGGCTGCGCAAGCCGGAACCCCGGTCACGATGCCGCTGGTGCTGGAAGCCGCGCGAACGGATTTCTTAAAGCTGAAGCGGCCGATGAACGAAGCCGATTTTCAATGGCAAGAACCTGCGGGGTTGGCGGAAGGAACGGCTGCGTGAACATAGAGCTTCACATTGAGCGTTTGATTTTGGACGGCCTTGCGATTGAGCCGCGCCAGCACGCACACGTACAAGCCGCCGTCGAAGCGGAGCTGACTCGATTGCTGGCGGTCGATGGATTGTCGTCACGTCTGTTGAGCGGCGGCACTATGCCACACCTGCCTGCAACCTCGATCCAGTTGAGCGGTCAAGCCAACCCGATCGACCTGGGGCAGCAGATCGCAGGAGCGGTACATGGGCGGATCGGCAACCCCGAGTGAAGATCGAACACTGAAGAAAGGAGCGTAACCATTATGCCAAGCAAGCCTACATCGGCTTCAACCTCACAGCCCTCGACGCGCGTCGTCAGCCCTGAAGTCTTCAGACAGGTCTATGATTCGCCGCAATCTTTGCCGGGAAAAGAACGGTGGGTGACAAGCGACGAAGACGTACGAAAGATTGAGCAGCTCCTCGGGATGGAGCCGAAAACGATTGGCGCTCCCCTGTGGGTGAGCGGGGACACGCGCCGCTGCCCGAAGTGTGATCGCGAAACCAATTGGCTCGACATCGTCGCTTCGGGTTTGTCCAAGACGCATAACAAAGAACTGCTTGTTAAGGTGATTCTTGGCGATAAGAAGTATGTCAACACTGAGACGCCGCGGGCCATTGCCGATCTGATCTGTTTCAAGTGTCAGAGCCCAATTCGAGACCTGCGCAGCTTCAAGTGTCACAACTGGGCCTATGCCAGAGGCGCCTTGTTAAAG includes these proteins:
- a CDS encoding DUF4255 domain-containing protein, encoding MSNRLAIAAVTATLRSLLATGVGISEVTARPLDLARGNNGNGDQLNLFLYQALPDAAWRNRDMPRQTKPNETGLPPLPLTLYYLLTAYSGDDNDTSAHKLLGNAMGVLHDHPLLSAAEIKNATSAGSGLEDSDLHEQLERVRITLQPLTFEEISKLWTTFQTHYRTSAAYQVSLVLIESKRPSKTPLPVLKRGEDDRGVTSQPDMIPPFPVLTSLKLPPRRLSAQPGDTISVIGSRLAGGTVRLRSLRLASPPPSVTLGVSDAQLDVTLHNDLAPGFYTIAVELPSPHGTITSNELALAVAPVIDPPLPLTRPREPDGTAMIDLSCSVAVLAEQRVALLVGDFEVRREPPPVAPTKLFKFIILKSPDGDLPVPIGVPLLARLRVDGVDSEILAPLQPGEPESTPPEFDASKRITIT
- a CDS encoding ATP-binding protein: MSTDSNNWQENNQRYLTAALNWLRLKLNRLSPHFPGPSTGVSAELPPQRNVSGGKWRFRGKPEPNASQPRALLPPAPDYSVVTEEMLAQAADELAAAEAAMPPPAMVMLSRSFGFSRFEKEILLLCAAMELDTGVASLCAEAQGNALRPYPTFALAMTLFDEPEWSALSPEGPLRHWRLLEINQPGAQPLTTSALRADERIVNFLKGLNYLDDRLSPLLLPMTTVLTMAASGDDAADGLPPSHRRAVETIMQRLRQTIAPQQLPVIQLVGPDSASKQMIAQRVVEELGLRLYRLPAELIPAQAVDLETLARLAERETALWPLAIYLDAREAGREAAAESQSPPISRFLTRGNGVIFLDVREARRELSRPVITVDVAKPSSAEQRSSWIAALGPESDQTAATLAGQFNLNLTTIQQISQAALQQPDEEAKARSDRLWNACLAATRPGLDGLAERIEPKSTWRDIVLPESDMKLLAQIASQVRHRGAVYETGGFAASRSRGLSINALFAGESGTGKTMAAEVLANELRLSLYRIDLSAVVNKYIGETEKNLRRLFDAAEDGGVILFFDEADALFGKRSEVKDSHDRYANIEINYLLQRLESFSGLAIMATNMKAALDTAFLRRIRFILEFRAHDAAERAAIWRRIFPRETETRGLDFERLAKLTLNGGSINNVAINAAFLAAQAGTPVTMPLVLEAARTDFLKLKRPMNEADFQWQEPAGLAEGTAA